In Phalacrocorax carbo chromosome 1, bPhaCar2.1, whole genome shotgun sequence, the genomic stretch acctggagtgctgcatccagctctggggctccCAACATAAGAATGACATGGACTTGTTGCAGTGAGTCCAGtggagggccatgaaaatgcTCAGAGGCCTGGAGAACCTGTcttgtgaagaaaggctgagagagttggggctgttcagcctggagaagagaaggctctgcagagatcttattgcagccttccagtacctgaagagGGCCTagaagaaagctggagagggactttttacaggggcatgtagtgatagggctttaaactgaaagaaggtagatttagattagatgtaaggaagaaattattcacTCTtagggtggtgaggcactgaaACAGTTGTGGTTGCCTCACCCCTGGAAGTgtccaaggtcaggctggatggggctttgagcaacctggtctaatggaaggtgtccctgcccatggcaggggggtcggaactagatgatctttaaggtcctttccaacccaaaccattctatgattctatgattctattaaaaGGTCCCAAgttgaaacaaagcaaaacaaccaACTATCCCAAAGGTGGCATCATGTTGACAGGCTTCAGTGGTAAAGGAAATAGTGAAATGAATCTTGGGTTTAGAAACTTGACCCCTTGGATGTGTCAGCTGAAGACACAGGCAGATGAGGGTTCCCAAATCTGGTCAATATAAAGAGAGCAATATGACTTATGTTCAATATGTGCAAAAAAGAATAAGTCCTGaaagcctgcagaaaaggaaaacccaggaaaattaatttctaggcTAAGAAGAAATTCAGGGacccatcagaaaaaaaaaaaattaaggcaaTTCTGAGGGTGTTACTTGTCTTGAACAAACATAGCACACAGAGGAGCCATAATAATCTTCAATGGCCAGTGTGCTAACTTCCAAGAAGCACAAAAGCAGTAGGTCCAAGCTTTTCTGTACAGATATCTAGCTTCAAGTACATAGTTCATGGGTCATGAAAAGATAAAGAGAGGAGGTATCATGCCTGACTTCAAGCAAGAGTCATCTTCTGAAGCGCAAAAGAAGAGTCAGTGTCACAGAAAgactaaaaatgaaatagaacATATTTAcaagcaaatgcaaaacagaattcAAGAACAAGACATACTCACTATCAGAGTTAGTACAGTTGATAcatcaactgaaaaaaattcctctgTAATCTCAGCCTCGCAAGCAAGAAGCACAGGGATATGGGCATATTTTACACCTTCGTAACTGTGCGTCTGGCACAAAGAAGGGCAGGACTTACATTCATGTCTTATGGGGACTGCTGCAAGTAAaaaaagtacagtaacagtgaAAATGCATATGTGCACATTGTAAACACTCATAGTATGAATATATATGTTCACAAGGATTCAAAAAATGAAGACACCCCTGAGACATAAGACAGAAACTTTTCCTCCTACACGAAGGTCCACCATCATTatttaggaaaaacttcttcactgaaagtgttgtcaaacagtggaacaggctgcccagggaggtgtttgagtctccatccctggaggtatttaaaagaagggtagatgtggtgcttgaggatatggtttagtggtggacttgtcagtgacaggttagcggttggacttgatgatcttaaaggtcttttccagctttaaggattctatgattctatgatttatgcTGTGGTCATGTGTGAGAGTTATAGACAAGGCCTTTGCCCATGGTGTTGGATTTTGTATGAATGCAGAAGCAAAAGTTATCTACTTCACTGGTAGCAACAGTCCCAGAGAAAAGTCATTATCATGAGGCCAAAGGAAATAGTCAAATTTCTATCATTTCAGTCTGTAAGTGGCCACCCACAGAAGGATTTGCCAATGGAAACACACTATTCAGATGCTGAACTGCTTAAGGCAATGGGCAGGAGTAGGGTCTTCATCCAGTATCTGTCTTACCCAGTAAGATGAGTTCCAGTGGGAAATTTGTTGATAGTACTGTGAGGGTAGGCTGCGATAGGCTGCTGGCTCCATTATCCACAGCTATAATATGAGATGACAGACCATTTGCAGATGATCACAGACAGAGCCTCACGCTGGCATGTAAGAGTGCAGACACTTCTCTGTGAAGCACAGTCCAGAACTCCAAGGCTATGCGTGACATACCTGGGCATCTTCTCACAtgtccttccccttccttctctccttcaggAAACAACAGAGTGTCAGTGACAGTAGGTAAAAGCTCTGTGCTCGCCTGCCCTCCCAAATCAAATATGACTATGGTAACATGGAAAATAAGCCCCAAGGCTGGAGGGCCCTGCACCTTGGGATACAGGGCTGATCAGAACAAGACAGACAGAACAAACTGCAGTGACAGCATGAACTGGAAATCCAGGCCAGATTGGGATCCTGCTCTTGAGATACGACAAGTGGGAATAGCCTTTGAGGGCAATTACACCTGCGAAGTCGTAGCCACAGAAGGGAATTTCCACAAGATGTACCACCTCACCGTGCTAGGTAAGGGACTCCTTCCTCATTTTATGGTTCTCCAAAGGACTGTGTCTGGGCCAGGACATACAAAGCTCTTCTCCCCATGCACCAGGGGAAGCGTGCAGTAAGATGAGGAGCTTTCTTGCTGGGATAAACTCTCGTGCCTTTCACTGATGGTAGCTCTATGTCTCCCTTCTCCTTATGTCCCCAAactcttctccttcctgctgcccctttcccaCTGTCCAGTTAGAAAGGACAGGATTGAAGCAATTCCTGATACCCTAACAGAGGGTTCTGCACATGCCAATTATCCTGTAGAATCAATTGTTAATACATTAATTTAAGGGAACTAAAGCATGTGACAGGAACACTTTCAAGTGCTGAGATAGTCTATCAAACATGGGATGTTCTTGTCCAGACAGTAGGGGAGGACCCACTTCCTCTCATGCTGGCATTCAGACACATTTCAAACCACATGTACGACGGCTGCTTAGGACGAGGGTGTAGTTCAGCCCTGTATTTGGGCTAATTCCCTACCGCAATGTCCAGGGATACCCCCTCTAATGGTACGTGGCTGTGGTAACTCACCTGAGCAGGGGAGAGTtgtccaaaaggaaaaaacaggcaCGATCTTTGTGTCTTGTGACTTTGGCCCATTCCACTAGAACGGGATGGCAGCTCCAGCCTTACTCTCCTCCTTTCACCAAACTAACTGCATGTATCTCCCCTTCCTGACGCTTTGCAGTCCCCCCCAGGCTGACCGTGTACTGCGACAACCACGGGAACCCCGTGTGCAAGGCAGCGGCAGGGAAGCCGCCTGCTCGGGTCTCGTGGGTCCTAGAGAGCAACTCCACCCCCGAGGAAGAAGGCCATGACAACGGGACAGTGACTGTTCTCAGGAAGTTCACAGCATACAGCACCAACATGACTAATACAACCTGCATCGTGTCCCACCCAGCTGGGACGTGGAGCAAGTCCATAGCCTGTCACCTCTCAGGTGAGGTTCCTTTTGTGTGTTCAGTGCTCAAAATCCTGGTTAGTCTCCTGTGCACACTTATGTTCCTCCTAGGATGAAAAAATCTATAAATGCTATAGTAACCTTTAGTGAAGTCCTATATAAATAAGATACCATCCCCAACTGCCTTTGCCCACAAACATCACCAGTTTGTGTTCTAGATACTATTTCCTAATGTTTTCTTCCCCGAGAGGGATATACGTAAGTGTGGTAGTATTGTTTTGGCAATGGAAATGTTGGAAACCGAGCCAAAGTAGGCATGATCTTAGTGTTAAAATAGTCACTTGGAAGCAGAACAACAGCAAAATTCTTTTAGATGCAAATGTAGGGTCTCTCAGATCGTGGTAAGAGAGAGAACCAGCTCTTTTGTGGCCAGCATAAACAAGTAAAGCACTTCATTCAGAGTTGTGAATGTCTGACACTGTATGACATTTggtttctggtttttgcttttttttgttgcttttggcAACTACACAAGGTGCAGTACTGAGATATGCTGAGTCCTTGAGAGGATCTCAGGTATGGCTTAGTGAAAAAATATCATGAGTGACCATTGTGGGATTTGCAGATCTGCTTTTGTCTCTGACACAGACTCCATTTGTGTTCCTCAGACAAGTTTCATTACTGACTTACCCATCTGCTGATGGGGATTATACTTATTTTACAAGCATGCTGAAAATATGTGTATGTGCTAAAGCAGATTTAAACTTACACTGAGATAATAAACTGAGCAGTAAGAAGAAATAACTAACTATAACACTTTGTGTTTAGGGAACAATGCCATTTTCAAGTATGCCTTCATCATTCTTTGTTTCCTGAGCGTTATCACCTTCACGGCTGTCATTTACTATTTTAAGCTCCACAGAGACAGGTATGTATGAT encodes the following:
- the LOC104051982 gene encoding cell surface glycoprotein CD200 receptor 1-A-like isoform X2, with product MKTGADMKIAGKTVCVFVLLAITKVTRTVGNNRVSVTVGKSSVLACPPKSNMTMVTWKISPKAGGPCTLGYRADQNKTDRTNCSDSMNWKSRPDWDPALEIRQVGIAFEGNYTCEVVATEGNFHKMYHLTVLVPPRLTVYCDNHGNPVCKAAAGKPPARVSWVLESNSTPEEEGHDNGTVTVLRKFTAYSTNMTNTTCIVSHPAGTWSKSIACHLSDCATEPNLLRLLLHIPHRMTQWKWSLILHMCKRKT
- the LOC104051982 gene encoding cell surface glycoprotein CD200 receptor 1-A-like isoform X1, with the translated sequence MKTGADMKIAGKTVCVFVLLAITKVTRTVGNNRVSVTVGKSSVLACPPKSNMTMVTWKISPKAGGPCTLGYRADQNKTDRTNCSDSMNWKSRPDWDPALEIRQVGIAFEGNYTCEVVATEGNFHKMYHLTVLVPPRLTVYCDNHGNPVCKAAAGKPPARVSWVLESNSTPEEEGHDNGTVTVLRKFTAYSTNMTNTTCIVSHPAGTWSKSIACHLSGNNAIFKYAFIILCFLSVITFTAVIYYFKLHRDRLCHRTKPPEIAPTHSPQDDTMEVEPYTTYVQKENVIYNSVSDLTVGQNLPQGLSPAT